The genomic segment TTTTGCCGCCTCGCAACCTCTCGATACTACTGTGAAAAAATATTCGCAAAGATACTCGGTTTGACCTGCCGTTTAACTTGTTTTCACGTAGAATAACGCGCGCTGCATCTTAAGGGGGCGCATGCCTGCCGGCCAGAATGTCGCAGCATATTAAAGCAGGCTTTAACTCTGTGTGTTTAAAACGTCGTCGGGCCAGCAACGCTCACGAAATCGTCAGCCGGAAAGACCGGGGCGGCGACGGTTTAACAGAAGGAAAAGCCGCACTATTTTTCACCGATGCAGAACATTTTTTGCGCCTTGTCGCTGCTTCGTGTGGTTGGTAAAGTAAGCGGATTTTGTTTTCCGCCCCAGCTTTCAGGATTATCCCTTAGTATGTTTAAAAAATTTCGTGGCATGTTTTCCAATGACCTGTCCATTGACCTGGGTACCGCGAATACCCTTATCTATGTAAAAGGGCAAGGCATCGTACTGAATGAGCCTTCCGTGGTTGCCATTCGCCAGGATCGTGCCGGCTCGCCGAAGAGCGTCGCGGCCGTAGGTCATGAAGCGAAGCAGATGCTTGGCCGTACGCCGGGTAATATCGCTGCTATCCGCCCGATGAAAGATGGCGTGATCGCCGATTTCTTTGTCACGGAAAAAATGCTCCAGCACTTTATTAAGCAAGTGCATAGCAATAGCTTTATGCGTCCGAGCCCGCGTGTGCTGGTGTGCGTTCCGGTTGGTGCGACGCAGGTTGAACGCCGCGCTATCCGCGAATCCGCACAGGGCGCTGGCGCTCGCGAAGTTTTCCTGATTGAAGAGCCTATGGCGGCTGCCATTGGCGCAGGCCTGCCGGTGTCTGAAGCGACCGGCTCTATGGTGGTGGATATCGGTGGCGGTACGACCGAAGTTGCCGTGATCTCCCTGAACGGCGTGGTGTACTCCTCCTCCGTCCGTATCGGCGGTGACCGCTTTGACGAAGCCATCATTAATTATGTGCGCCGTAACTACGGCTCGCTTATCGGTGAAGCCACCGCTGAGCGTATCAAACATGAAATCGGCTCCGCCTACCCAGGCGATGAAGTCCGCGAAATCGAAGTTCGCGGCCGTAACCTGGCAGAG from the Cronobacter condimenti 1330 genome contains:
- the mreB gene encoding rod shape-determining protein MreB produces the protein MFKKFRGMFSNDLSIDLGTANTLIYVKGQGIVLNEPSVVAIRQDRAGSPKSVAAVGHEAKQMLGRTPGNIAAIRPMKDGVIADFFVTEKMLQHFIKQVHSNSFMRPSPRVLVCVPVGATQVERRAIRESAQGAGAREVFLIEEPMAAAIGAGLPVSEATGSMVVDIGGGTTEVAVISLNGVVYSSSVRIGGDRFDEAIINYVRRNYGSLIGEATAERIKHEIGSAYPGDEVREIEVRGRNLAEGVPRGFTLNSNEILEALQEPLTGIVSAVMVALEQCPPELASDISERGMVLTGGGALLRNLDRLLMEETGIPVVVAEDPLTCVARGGGKALEMIDMHGGDLFSEE